Below is a window of Leishmania major strain Friedlin complete genome, chromosome 29 DNA.
CGGTCGTCGACGCTCGAGCCTCCTcccacccgcagcagcaggagcgccagCACGGCCACTATGCGCGTTGCCGAAACCAGTCATGCATGgggcacagcaccgccgccaccaccaccttccctctcttcggCTCCCGAGGAACAAGAAGACCAAGCCCTCGAGCAGCCGCCGAGTCGCGACTCTCAGAAGACCTGCAACGCGCCTGCTCTGACCACACCTCACTCTCCGCATCACCCGGCTGCGCACACCTTGACTTTTAAAGCGCCAATCAGTGACTGCGACGTGGCCCAGCCGGGCATCGCCGCGGCATGTGCGCGAAGGAAGTCCATGGAGGACCAGCAGAGGAAGAAGCTGCGCGGTAGTCGTTCCTTGCAGCATCACGGGCGTCCAGAAGTGTGCAGCGCGCCCAACAGCGTGGACTCGGTAACAGCCACCCCTGGCACTGATGCCGCCAGCTCCATTGCTACCACCCCGTCATTCACGTGCACGACGTCACCGCAGGGCAACGGGACTCCGGCAAAGCTAAACAGCTGCGTGTCCCTTGGCGCCTCAGTAATCTCGCTAGACAACAGCGTCATGGGCGCTTCGCCTGGagtcgtcgctgcggcggccgtgacGACCACGTCTGAGTCGTCCCCGGCAACACCGGCGGCCAAGGGCGAACTGGAGACTGATGCGCGCCACCGAAGCTTGCTCCGCTCGCTGGAGAGGAAGCAGGTGAACCCCTTCCTCCGCTCCACTTCGATTCTCTCGATGCGCTCCTCGTCCCTGGGACGCAGCAgcctcagcaccgccgccgccgccggtcgCAGTGGACGCGGTGGTCGGGGGCACCACCGCTCCCAGCCGCTATCGTTTGtgaaggtgccgccgcttgggtgcggtgcgcaggGGCTGTCCTTCTGCTCGCTCACCGCCTCCGGCGTTCAAGCCTGGGTAGAGGAGGGTGCCGTAGATGCGCCGCTTGACGTCTGCGCGATGACGTTGTCGTCGTTGCTCCGCAAGACCGAttcgcagctgcgcacggcAGACAGCAGTGTTTGCGGTGGCAGCAACTTGTTGCGGCTGATCCCGCGCAGCGAATGCGCTGCCGGTGTGGGCGGCATCCTTCGACCACGCAGTAGCTTCTGTTGCTCTCATCTCGGCTTGTCGAGCAGGGCCAAGCACTCCGGCAGCAGTTCCCTGCAGCGaacgccaccaccgcctggCCCCCCGGTCAACGTCACAAGCTTCGCCAACAACGTCTCGTTTCGTCGCACCATCTTTGTCAACTCCTCTACACGGTCAGTAGTGGGGGCGAGCGAGGGCGATGCAGCTTCGGTggcgacaacggcgacaACAATGACGACCACCGCAGCGCACTCCATTACCCGCTCGAAAGCACGCGTGTTCCCGTCGCCGGTTGGGCAGAGCAGCGCCTACCAGGATGAAGAGGAGTCCGAAGTGCAGCGCGACGTGATGATCGGCTTCGCTTTTGCTCAGGACGCGACCATCGCAACACGATCAGTGAGCAAGGAGATGCAGCCGAGCCGCCTCCGTGCCATGGGCGCGATGCTTGAACATCCGGACGCGCCGCCGTTTGCCAAGGCTGCCATTCAGCGTCTTCACATGCGGTCCCCCTACCAACTACCACAAACCCAGTCGCACGACACGCACTCTTCGCCCGACCTCTTGCGCAGCGTACgagacgacgccgccgcggaagCGCCGATGATTGTCACCATGACCACCTCTGTGCACTCATGCCGCTGCATGAGCCCTTGTTGCATGGCTAAGCCGCAGAGCTCCAGCGCTGCTCCAGCCGGTGCAGATGATCCGCGGTCCCAGGAGAAGCTCTCGGCAACGCCTTTGGATGAGGGGGTGCGAACCGGGCAGTCCGGCGTGTCTCTCGTCCCGCGCATTGGCCACGATCGCTGCCACCTCTGCGACGTCCACAAGTACGCcaagcagcaacagcaaacaACGACCGTGTTACTGGAGTCCGTGAAGACGATCAAATCGCAACGGCCGAACGCACTTGTGCCACGCAGCGTAGTGGATGCGAGCAGGTCGGTGGCCGGTTGCCTAACAGCGACAGAGGTGCACCTCCCCAAGGTACTGCCGGTCAAGCGGCCCGACCCACGCTTCTCCATCAAGCGCCTGCTCGGCCTGTGATATATGGCAAAGAAGGCGGACAAATCAATCGCCCCCGCGTCCCCACCGGGTGCATTTGAGATGTCTACTTTTCGTTTCCATCTTGCGTTTGTTCCACATTTCATAGACAACTATATATACATATTACCTCGGCTGGCACGCGCatctctgcgtgtgtctgtgtgggttGACTTCTGTTGAAATTTCCCGTTTCTATAGTGCTGACtcatttttttctttctcgtgtgtgtttgtgtgttctCTGATTGACATGCCTTGCCTTTGGTTGTATGAGCGGGTGCATACGTGGTGGAGGCTGTCTTtatcttctccctctctatATTTTTTACCCTTCCACCTCTCCGCGGTGCCGTACTCTCCCTGTGTTCTTGTCGAAGAGAACctgagggaagggggggggctctcTTGGCGTTGGGAAGAAAAACATGGACAAGGTTGCCAACGCGAGGCCCGAAAGACAGAGGATGTGAAAACAGGGGACGGGCAGGCTTATAGCTGTGATCACGGCCGCCCGCTCGTGAAGACCTTGGAAAAAGAGGTGGGGCAAGCATGTTGGCCGCTACTCGGATACAGGGCTAGCGGCAGCCACAGAtgaaccaaaaaaaaaacagcaggcgagtggagggagggaatgCGGGAGAACGGCTGGTATGCACCATATTTGCATCCAGTCAGTTTCTTCCTTTTTCCGCTCCACTTCGGCTttcaaccccccccccccccacacacacacactgctgctccgccgccctTCCACaactctttctctcctcagCTGTAGCCTTCCCACCGCACCATGCGATGTGTGgtttcttttttcttgttgtttcccccttttctcgCCACTGTTGTGCGTGGGCGGGCGTCTGAcgtgtgtgctctctctcttcgtgtcATAACTTGGCTTCTGAAACGAAAATAAACCAACTCGTGTTGATCCTCTCGTGTCTCTCCTCATCTCTGTGTCGGCTGTCCGATGCAGGACATGCTTGATTCCTCCGTTTCCTTTTCTCCCTGTTTTTGCCTTCTTTCTTCTTCCTCTACTCCCTCGCGTGTGCCATCACCCTCACAAgcatcttctccctccctccctccctccctccttccatTTTTTAGGTTGACTTCTATTTTTTTCgccttttctgttgttgtgAGCCGCTGTGCTTTTTCGTTTGCCTGTGTGGCACGTGCTCTTCGGTTGCGGTTGAGATTGCCGGTTTCTTTCGTCGTTTCGCTGTGTATGTTGGGAGCGTGCAGCAAGGGTGTGTGTACAGCTGCTGCTAGTGGCGGAAGCAGATCACCATCACCTCAGGAGAagccccttctccctcctcatgTGTACTGCCCCTCCTTCCGAAACGCACCGACAACATGAGTGAGTGCCACGAGCGTCCTTCCTATCCCGTCATCGACACATTTCCGTTCGTGGGCGTCATCCGCGTGCGTCCTCATTTCTTTCGATATTTTCTACCTAAGTGTCCACCGCATCCATCTCTTCgtttctctcccttccctcgtCTTTCCCTCCTCGTATATACAGACTCCACCTGATGGCGTGCGCAGCACTGAAGCACACCCCCTCGCAAGGCCGTCCCGAAGTCTCCTCAGCTCTGGTTAGGTCGCTGTGTATGTGCCTGTCTCTGCGTGTATGCTTGGCGGGGCTGTGTCTGAGGGTCTCGTAACGAATGCGCGCATGTGAAGGTCCTGATCTCTGCTGTGCGCGATCAACTCTTTCTCGCCATTGGCTGCAGTTCTCTGCCACCTCGCGTGTTCATATTTCCTCATCGTTGTCGTATCCCTCTCCCCGACCTTCTTTTTGCTGACTCTtcgcgtgcatgcgcgcaccTGGAAGAGGATTGCCGCCGCCCACTCCCACCCGCTCGGCAGGGGCCTTCAGCTAATGCCAGCGCATTGGCCAACACGTCGCAGGGGTTATCAAAGTAGCCGCGGCTCGACTCGCCAGgctgagggggagggtgctCGCAGGAGTGGGGCCCATGAAAGGATCCTCTGCGCTCCTCCCACACAGCACTGGTCGAGCCAGAGCTACACTACAGCGCCATCGCGTGATGGGACTGCGCCAGCAGAAACTGCCGGAGGGACCTTGAGCACGTCCACGCCAa
It encodes the following:
- a CDS encoding hypothetical protein (previous protein_id=AAZ09597.1), with protein sequence MPATDSGASEGNHLLGLLSPHPPALSRPLDTEEVNGGCDGGLQVPPPCLSSRPQRSPSWLISTKDGTEGKSRVDSCVMVCDTQHLPQSDSECFSTSSSTCYRSAYSVNASRNMLEMLPFIDPFVKCVKMPSACIRAGPTRLRGRRTRSGITDLPASFGTPAGTTSSGDSVLEHGVAAMRRDNSAQTRSSTLEPPPTRSSRSASTATMRVAETSHAWGTAPPPPPPSLSSAPEEQEDQALEQPPSRDSQKTCNAPALTTPHSPHHPAAHTLTFKAPISDCDVAQPGIAAACARRKSMEDQQRKKLRGSRSLQHHGRPEVCSAPNSVDSVTATPGTDAASSIATTPSFTCTTSPQGNGTPAKLNSCVSLGASVISLDNSVMGASPGVVAAAAVTTTSESSPATPAAKGELETDARHRSLLRSLERKQVNPFLRSTSILSMRSSSLGRSSLSTAAAAGRSGRGGRGHHRSQPLSFVKVPPLGCGAQGLSFCSLTASGVQAWVEEGAVDAPLDVCAMTLSSLLRKTDSQLRTADSSVCGGSNLLRLIPRSECAAGVGGILRPRSSFCCSHLGLSSRAKHSGSSSLQRTPPPPGPPVNVTSFANNVSFRRTIFVNSSTRSVVGASEGDAASVATTATTMTTTAAHSITRSKARVFPSPVGQSSAYQDEEESEVQRDVMIGFAFAQDATIATRSVSKEMQPSRLRAMGAMLEHPDAPPFAKAAIQRLHMRSPYQLPQTQSHDTHSSPDLLRSVRDDAAAEAPMIVTMTTSVHSCRCMSPCCMAKPQSSSAAPAGADDPRSQEKLSATPLDEGVRTGQSGVSLVPRIGHDRCHLCDVHKYAKQQQQTTTVLLESVKTIKSQRPNALVPRSVVDASRSVAGCLTATEVHLPKVLPVKRPDPRFSIKRLLGL